The Deltaproteobacteria bacterium DNA segment GGGTCGCCAGTACCGCCCGCAGTGGGTCGGCGCGCTGCCGAAATCGCGTGGGGACGGTCTTGATCGTGAAGCGCGCCGGCGGCAGGCGTGTGCTCAACTCGCGCCACCCTAGCGGGGTCGACACCGGTGCCCCGGGGCGCGGCCGGGCCGAAAACGGCGCCGCAATGGTCTTTCCAAAACCGTTCTGCAGGAAGTCGATGTACACCTTGCCGCCGCGCTCGCTCAGCGGCCGCGCCACTGTGGCCAAGTCGGGAAGCTCAGCGGCGATCAGCCGCGCCAGCACTTCGGCCAACGTCTTGGCCTCGTCGTGGGTCAGCGACCCCGCCAGCGGCAGCAGGAGGTGCAGGCCATCCTGCCCGGAGGTCTTGACGAAGTGCGGCACCTGCAGCGGTTCGAGCACCTGGTGCAGGTGCTTGGCCACGCGCACCACGGCGGCGAACGGCGCGCCCTTGGGATCGAGGTCGACGACGGCCCAATCGGGCCGATCGAGTGCGCTCGAACGAGCACTCCACACATGCAGCGGGATGCAGCCCAAGTTGATCACGTAGCGCAGCGTGTCGAGGTCGTTGCAGATGAAGTAGTCGGTGTCCTCGATGCGACAGGTTCGGACCCAGTCCGGAACGAACTCCGGCGCATTCTTCTGAAAGAAACTCTTGCCCGCGATGCCGTCGGGATAGCGGGTGAGCACGATCGGCCGGTCGTAAAGGTAAGGCGAAATCAGCGGCCAAATGCGCTCGTAGTACCGCAGCAGGTCACCCTTAGTATAGCCGTCTTGCGGCCAGAAGACTTTGTCAAGGTTGCTGAGGTGGAGTGCCGGCGCGGGGGCGACGGCTACGGGCGGCGGCGGTGCCGTCGTTCTTTGCGGCATCTGGTCGCAGTCGCCGGCGTGTTTGTCTGGGCGCAATCGCAGAAACACCGGCTGGCGCAGCATGCCGCTCTCGGTAACCGCGGCGTAGCGGATCTCCGCCACCAGTCTGGGCTCGACCAAGCGAGCGCTGCGGGCCAGCGCGCGCGGCGACCCATCGAACGCCGCCGCCGCGCAGCGGATTCGTTCGAGCTGCGCGCGCAGCGTTGCCAAAGTGCGCGTATCGAAGCCAGTGCCGACGTTGCCGGCGTAGCGCAGGCCTGCTTCGCCGCGCCATGCCAGCATCAAGGCACCGAGTTGTTGGCGTGCACCCTGGCCCGGCAGCCAGCCCACAATGGCTAGATCGGCGCTGCGTAGGACCTTGAGCTTGAGCCAAGCACGCGAGCGGCGCCCACTGCTGTATGGCGAATCGGCGCGCTTGGCGATCACGCCTTCGAGGCCGTGTTCGCGCACCGCCTGGAAGAACGCCTCGCCCTCGCTCTCGAGGTGTTCGGCAAAGCGCAGCGTACCGGCCGGCGGCAGCAGCCGGTGCAGTAGCAGCTTGCGCCGCACCAGCGGCAGTCGGCGCAGGTCATAGCCCGCCACTGCCGGCAGATCGAACACGTACATCAGCACTGGTGTTTCAAGCTGCGCCCGCGCTACGGCCGCGGCCGCGGCCTTGCCCAGCC contains these protein-coding regions:
- the ligD gene encoding DNA ligase D; its protein translation is MADRPLDRYRRKRDPASTPEPFEGSPTAAGAGSEHSFVIQQHAARRLHWDVRLEIAGVLVSWAVPRGPSVDPKQKRLAVQTEDHPLAYADFEGIIPAGNYGAGAVIVWDRGTYHCVDGVDPEQALSRGKFDLELHGYKLRGRWALVRMKGSGQQWLLFKKAEAAPPPRAEPVASQPQSIFSGLTVQELQAGGSREGELAEQARVAGAVRRQLDPSALAPMLAESAERAFSGTGWLFELKYDGIRALAARTGDGRVRLFSRTRRDITASFPEIAGAVRHLPCADFILDGEIVALDRRGASSFECLQQRLGKAAAAAVARAQLETPVLMYVFDLPAVAGYDLRRLPLVRRKLLLHRLLPPAGTLRFAEHLESEGEAFFQAVREHGLEGVIAKRADSPYSSGRRSRAWLKLKVLRSADLAIVGWLPGQGARQQLGALMLAWRGEAGLRYAGNVGTGFDTRTLATLRAQLERIRCAAAAFDGSPRALARSARLVEPRLVAEIRYAAVTESGMLRQPVFLRLRPDKHAGDCDQMPQRTTAPPPPVAVAPAPALHLSNLDKVFWPQDGYTKGDLLRYYERIWPLISPYLYDRPIVLTRYPDGIAGKSFFQKNAPEFVPDWVRTCRIEDTDYFICNDLDTLRYVINLGCIPLHVWSARSSALDRPDWAVVDLDPKGAPFAAVVRVAKHLHQVLEPLQVPHFVKTSGQDGLHLLLPLAGSLTHDEAKTLAEVLARLIAAELPDLATVARPLSERGGKVYIDFLQNGFGKTIAAPFSARPRPGAPVSTPLGWRELSTRLPPARFTIKTVPTRFRQRADPLRAVLATQADVHAVLAALKDRIGRTG